A single Anopheles funestus chromosome 2RL, idAnoFuneDA-416_04, whole genome shotgun sequence DNA region contains:
- the LOC125764271 gene encoding HEAT repeat-containing protein 5B isoform X2 encodes MNNMGHIENLSLFRYIRDAATLSLKHFPQLHPVEPNTSNGATPDEEEEEAELSARMELSHSLTLNEAALSQLPEQKRPVFIFEWLRFLDKVLVAAQKSDIKGCQKKLVEQLTQHIQGAPGPPTRKLIARCLATLFSVGDTFLLFETVNKCNDILKNKDDSPSYLPTRLAAICVVGCMYEKLGRMMGRSYEETVQILLKSLKNAESQSRIEIMMTLEKVCAGMGSAISNVHKDIYKAVRYCLTDRVMAVRVAASNCLLEMTKHAPFLYTSELESLASLCFRAFDSCNYEVRCAVAKLLGTLIACTQNGSLRNFSSMTASSSSTKSLRPVSLDEALGVLMSGFLRGGVSFLKGTGEIIKGSSGVNREVRVGVTHAYVVFVQTMGGLWLERNMQSFLVHVLDLVANPKAASSHVDAVYSRKCINFILRSVIGKMLGEKAQSSACKELIHLIAKQMNSIDFNPENAKDSNQETLFSQHLLVCALQELGSLVLLLGTTAQNLLADQSLNFIDAICAVLIHPCMAARLAAAWCLRCLCVAVPSQITPLIDRFIDAIEKMRTSPDAISGYSGALAAVLGGVRYSPLGIPHTRGKIIFNTAEELLRTASQNSRLSLNRTQAGWLLIGAIMTLGVPVVKGLLPRMLLLWRNAFPRSTKELESEKARGDAFTWQVTLEGRAGALSVMHSFLLHCPELVTDDITRRLLTPIESALAMLINITSVLKNYGQHLKAPTAMVRLRLYETLSLLPANALESSYTHLLRMLVSEFTLTENPANTTTSFLRQMCHGDDSIILGTWLQDTDHRTIEDQMEPNRKADGDYLQPNSAAGSGALEHDACCLFRGIAAGEQCPGPLPLGVAVIDMSVILFGLIFPKVANKHRLQMLEHFGECIKHAKSSRQEAVQMNIFTALLSGLKGLTETKSAIGQDDVRKSATNLIISALTSANPILRCAAGEALGRIAQVVGDSRVTAELAQTSFDRLKSARDVVTRTGHSLALGCLHRYVGGMGSSQHLNTSVSILLALAQDGSSPVVQVWSLYALSLIADSGGPMFRGYVEPTLSLALKLLLTVPQSHVDVHQCIGRVLSALITTIGPELQGDSNSVATARSSFLCAAAIMQAHSDPLVQAEATGCLQQLHLFAPRNVNLSSLVPNLCQNLSSNYLMLRKAAVSCLRQLTTREAKEVCEHAANLVSDEDRYALSDYGLPGVLFGMLDTESDSQMVRNIHDTITSMLQILAAENLSQWLSMCKNVLTVASDSSVGAEGAVAGATGGAASGGGGVGGAGAGSGGATGGKDGGGDDGEGDDADDDDDDDNMEFHAEDHQATHPAVQPRWPTRVFAAECVRKVIATCENASSNHFDLLAAKEMQMTKSRGDFLVLHLSDLIRMAFMAATSDSDQLRLEGLKTLQEIIDKFAHVPEPEFPGHLLLEQFQAQVGAALRPAFSQDTPSHVTAAACEVCSAWIGSGVARDLNDLRRVHQLLVSNLSKLNSRTNSTQLYNESMATLEKLSILKAWGQVYIMAMVGHGSAPASQMLKTLSTVAGNHSHLAVPSAAQPKEFSRLAFDDEFGDFESRGESLLSLVQPELDNLSMHWLAALKDYALLSLPAEYASQLPHDGGAFYTNDTMNLSKPHYLISWPPILYAAALWLKAEGFEKDDPEQLSREQEEDKANANDAPNAMVPGTKGQTAMAMPTGAAMISHGSLSADRFHLIFGICMEALCSTRTNEKLDSVIACLQSLYTVFDSAWSREMLMHNKTLPVELCNVLHRLILTRDSVEVQYLCISILKQTIMAANECLEREKEEERHNKLNTSGDGTDTRTGENGNDETAPPATTPDVDYLGEGGEEGEILPGKSLVYAVLEVVLCLLARQIPGMNPSQSTRVANEQLQRQLAQAQNGLIKLGDDNCLLVASAIQSLNDLPALCSPLGALSILPTILYLTTGVIKEVATKSVHDESMIASTNVVVQAAVQLLKLLATHRYGRQDAPSGEEWRKLLQSALGRIIDLTKTGCEETKMDEVTVMLAIAVFLLHSPVSVVSVPNLQYPCINHFRQCFQSASLPVRLKCVQTMRSIFANGELKVSTPYIHALAPRLIEHLYSEQARNPTNEQELALVLEGITTVEALIALAEPQNRIQMLTLLVPILINYLDDPEQQQQQQRTTQSKYVVALNDHAIQWLMKIGLKYPQEFKTFMAQAPELRRKLEAAIKRNQMNATLQKSKSEAANAAARNSAAQQQKPTIQLKTDFSNFSFA; translated from the exons atgaaCAATATGGGACACATCGAAAATCTATCACTGTTTCg aTATATTCGCGACGCAGCGACATTGTCGTTAAAACACTTTCCGCAGCTTCATCCGGTCGAACCAAACACTTCCAACGGTGCGACAccagacgaagaagaagaagaagcggaACTCAGCGCTAGAATGGAGCTGTCGCACAGCCTAACGCTAAACGAGGCCGCCCTCAGCCAGCTGCCGGAACAGAAGCGTCCCGTATTTATCTTCGAATGGTTGCGCTTCCTGGACAAGGTGTTGGTGGCGGCCCAAAAGTCCGACATCAAGGGCTGCCAGAAGAAGCTGGTCGAACAGCTAACGCAACACATTCAGGGTGCACCGGGGCCTCCGACGCGCAAGCTAATTGCACGCTGTCTGGCCACCCTGTTCTCGGTCGGCGATACATTTCTGCTCTTCGAAACGGTTAACAAGTGTAACGACATACTGAAGAACAAGGATGATTCGCCCAGCTATCTACCGACCCGTTTGGCCGCCATCTGTGTGGTGGGCTGCATGTACGAGAAGCTCGGCCGCATGATGGGTCGATCGTACGAGGAAACGGTACAGATTCTGCTAAAATCGCTCAAGAACGCAGAATCACAGTCGCGCATCGAAATCATGATGACGCTGGAGAAGGTGTGCGCCGGCATGGGATCGGCCATCTCGAACGTGCACAAGGACATCTACAAGGCGGTACGCTACTGCTTGACCGATCGCGTGATGGCGGTCCGGGTGGCCgcttccaactgtttgctggaGATGACCAAACACGCTCCATTTCTGTACACGTCCGAGCTGGAAAGTTTGGCATCGTTGTGCTTCCGTgcgttcgacagctgcaactACGAGGTCCGGTGTGCGGTGGCCAAACTGCTCGGTACGCTCATCGCTTGCACGCAGAATGGCAGTTTGCGCAACTTTAGCAGCATGACAGCGTCATCGTCGAGCACGAAGTCGCTTCGTCCGGTGTCGCTGGACGAAGCGCTCGGTGTGCTAATGTCCGGCTTTTTGCGCGGCGGTGTATCATTCTTGAAGGGCACCGGGGAAATTATTAAGGGCAGTTCGGGCGTTAACCGAGAAGTGCGGGTCGGTGTCACCCATGCGTACGTCGTGTTTGTGCAAACGATGGGAGGACTTTGGCTAGAGCGCAATATGCAATCGTTTCTAGTGCACGTGCTGGATCTGGTGGCAAATCCTAAGGCGGCCTCCTCACACGTCGATGCGGTGTACTCAAGGAAGTGCATCAACTTCATACTGCGCTCCGTCATTGGCAAGATGTTGGGTGAAAAGGCACAATCGTCCGCCTGCAAGGAACTGATACATCTGATCGCGAAGCAAATGAATTCGATTGATTTTAATCCGGAAAATGCAAAAGACTCCAACCAAGAGACCCTGTTCAGTCAGCATCTGCTCGTCTGCGCGCTGCAGGAACTTGGCagtttggtgctgctgcttggcACTACCGCACAGAACTTGCTCGCCGACCAGTCGCTTAACTTTATCGATGCAATCTGTGCCGTGTTGATCCATCCCTGCATGGCAGCACGGCTCGCTGCGGCTTGGTGTTTGCGTTGCTTATGCGTTGCCGTGCCGAGCCAAATTACGCCGCTCATTGATCGGTTTATTGATGCAATCGAGAAGATGCGCACATCGCCGGATGCTATCTCGGGGTACAGTGGTGCGCTGGCGGCAGTACTCGGTGGTGTACGATATTCACCCCTGGGCATACCGCATACGCGCGGCAAAATAATATTCAACACCGCCGAAGAATTGCTTCGAACGGCTAGTCAAAACAGTCGCTTGTCACTGAACCGAACGCAGGCCGGATGGTTACTGATTGGAGCCATCATGACACTGGGTGTGCCGGTAGTGAAGGGTTTGCTGCCGCGTATGTTACTGCTTTGGCGTAACGCTTTTCCGCGCTCGACGAAGGAACTGGAATCGGAAAAGGCAAGGGGTGATGCGTTTACCTGGCAGGTCACATTGGAGGGTCGTGCTGGTGCGCTGTCGGTGATGCACAGTTTCTTGCTGCACTGTCCGGAACTCGTTACGGACGATATCACGCGCCGGCTGCTGACACCGATCGAAAGTGCTTTAGCGATGTTGATCaa CATAACGTCCGTGCTGAAAAATTATGGCCAACACTTGAAGGCACCGACAGCGATGGTACGATTGCGACTGTACGAAACGTTATCCCTGTTGCCGGCAAACGCACTGGAATCTTCATACACGCATCTGCTTCGTATGCTTGTGTCGGAATTTACACTCACGGAAAATCCGGCCAATACTACGACCTCCTTCCTGAGGCAGATGTGCCATGGTGATGATTCAATTATACTAGGCACCTGGTTACAGGATACCGATCATCGCACGATCGAAGATCAG ATGGAACCGAACCGTAAGGCTGACGGTGATTAT ctGCAACCGAACAGTGCAGCCGGTTCCGGTGCACTAGAGCATGATGCTTGCTGTCTGTTCCGGGGGATCGCGGCCGGCGAACAGTGTCCCGGTCCTTTACCGCTCGGTGTCGCCGTGATCGATATGTCCGTGATACTGTTCGGATTGATCTTCCCGAAGGTAGCGAACAAACACCGGTTACAGATGTTGGAACACTTTGGCGAGTGTATAAAGCATGCGAAAAGTTCCCGCCAGGAAGCGGTACAGATGAACATTTTTACCGCCCTGCTCAGTGGGCTGAAGGGATTGACGGAAACGAAGTCAGCGATCGGGCAGGATGATGTGCGCAAGAGTGCTACGAATTTGATCATTAGCGCACTGACGAGCGCCAATCCGATACTGCGCTGTGCGGCCGGTGAAGCACTTGGGCGTATCGCACAGGTGGTGGGTGATTCGCGTGTAACGGCCGAGTTGGCGCAAACTAGCTTCGATCGATTAAAATCTGCCCGCGACGTTGTGACGCGTACGGGACATTCGCTGGCGCTGGGCTGTTTACATCGGTACGTCGGTGGCATGGGTTCGTCCCAGCATCTGAACACGAGCGTTTCCATCTTGTTGGCTCTTGCGCAAGATGGTAGCTCACCCGTCGTACAGGTGTGGTCACTATACGCACTATCGCTGATAGCCGATTCGGGCGGTCCAATGTTCCGCGGGTACGTCGAACCGACACTTTCACTCGCACTGAAGCTTCTGCTCACCGTTCCACAGTCCCATGTCGATGTGCACCAGTGCATTGGACGTGTGCTAAGCGCGCTGATTACGACGATTGGTCCGGAATTGCAGGGCGACTCCAATTCGGTTGCCACTGCACGATCATCCTTCCTGTGTGCTGCGGCCATTATGCAAGCGCATTCGGATCCGTTGGTGCAGGCAGAAGCGACGGGATGTTTACAGCAGCTGCATCTGTTCGCTCCACGCAACGTCAATTTATCGTCCCTAGTTCCTAACCTGTGTCAGAACCTTAGCAGCAACTATCTGATGCTACGAAAAGCGGCTGTATCGTGTCTGCGGCAGCTAACAACGCGCGAAGCGAAAGAAGTTTGCGAACACGCCGCAAATCTGGTGAGCGACGAGGATCGATACGCGTTGTCCGATTACGGTTTGCCCGGTGTACTGTTCGGTATGCTTGACACGGAGAGCGATAGTCAGATGGTGCGGAACATACACGATACCATCACCTCGATGCTGCAGATACTGGCCGCGGAGAATCTGTCCCAGTGGTTAAGCATGTGCAAGAATGTGCTTACGGTCGCGTCTGATTCATCCGTCGGGGCGGAAGGTGCGGTGGCTGGAGCGACTGGTGGGGCTGCTagcggtggtggcggtgttGGGGGTGCTGGTGCTGGAAGTGGTGGAGCCACTGGGGGAAAGGATGGTGGTGGCGACGATGGTGAAGGAGACgatgccgatgatgatgatgacgatgataacATGGAGTTCCATGCGGAGGATCACCAGGCAACGCACCCCGCTGTACAACCCCGTTGGCCAACGCGTGTATTTGCCGCGGAATGTGTCCGGAAGGTTATTGCCACGTGTGAAAATGCTAGCTCGAATCATTTCGACTTACTGGCTGCGAAAGAGATGCAGATGACAAAATCTCGTGGCGATTTCTTGGTGTTGCATCTTTCCGATTTGATTCGAATGGCGTTCATGGCTGCAACGAGCGATTCCGACCAGCTGCGGCTGGAGGGTTTGAAAACTTTGCAGGAAATAATTGACAAGTTTGCGCACGTGCCGGAACCCGAGTTTCCGGGCCATTTGCTGCTAGAGCAGTTCCAGGCACAGGTTGGAGCAGCGCTAAGGCCCGCATTTTCCCAAGACACACCGTCGCACGTAACGGCAGCGGCTTGTGAAGTGTGTAGCGCATGGATCGGGTCGGGGGTAGCGCGTGATTTGAACGATTTGCGCCGTGTCCATCAGTTGCTGGTGTCGAACTTGAGCAAGCTGAACAGCCGCACTAATAGTACACAGCTGTACAACGAAAGTATGGCCACGCTGGAGAAGCTAAGCATCCTGAAGGCATGGGGCCAAGTGTACATCATGGCGATGGTTGGGCATGGGTCGGCTCCGGCTAGCCAGATGCTGAAAACTCTCAGCACCGTCGCTGGAAATCATTCCCATCTGGCAGTTCCGTCTGCGGCACAGCCGAAGGAATTCAGCAGATTAGCATTCGATGATGAGTTTGGTGATTTTGAGAGCCGTGGCGAAAGCTTACTGTCACTGGTCCAACCGGAACTGGACAATCTTTCCATGCACTGGTTGGCGGCGCTGAAAGATTATGCTCTGCTGTCCTTGCCAGCAGAGTATGCGAGTCAGTTACCGCACGATGGTGGAGCATTCTATACGAACGACACGATGAACTTGTCGAAACCACACTACCTTATCTCGTGGCCACCAATTCTCTACGCGGCGGCACTGTGGTTAAAAGCGGAAGGATTCGAAAAAGATGACCCGGAACAACTGTCGCGCGAACAGGAGGAAGATAAGGCAAATGCGAACGATGCACCAAACGCAATGGTTCCCGGCACGAAAGGGCAAACGGCAATGGCGATGCCAACAGGCGCCGCAATGATATCGCACGGTAGTTTAAGTGCGGATCGTTTCCATCTCATCTTTGGCATCTGCATGGAAGCGCTCTGCAGtacacgaacgaacgaaaagctGGACAGTGTAATCGCCTGTCTGCAGTCCCTGTACACCGTGTTCGATTCGGCGTGGTCGCGCGAAATGTTGATGCACAACAAAACGCTCCCGGTGGAGCTGTGCAATGTGCTGCACCGGTTGATACTGACCCGGGACAGCGTGGAGGTGCAATATCTGTGCATTTCGATACTGAAACAAACGATAATGGCCGCCAACGAGTGTTTGGAGCGGGAAAAGGAAGAGGAACGGCACAACAAGCTAAACACTTCCGGCGATGGGACGGACAcaagaacgggtgaaaatggTAACGACGAGACGGCACCACCGGCAACAACACCGGACGTGGATTACCTCGGGGAGGGTGGCGAAGAAGGTGAAATACTTCCAGGAAAGTCGCTTGTTTATGCCGTGCTGGAAGTGGTGCTTTGTCTCCTTGCTCGACAGATACCGGGCATGAACCCGTCGCAGAGTACCCGGGTGGCGAACGAACAGTTACAACGCCAGCTGGCCCAGGCACAAAATGGGCTCATAAAGCTGGGCGACGACAATTGTTTGCTGGTCGCGAGCGCAATCCAAAGCTTGAATGATTTGCCTGCTCTCTGTTCGCCGCTCGGTGCCCTTTCCATCCTGCCGACGATTCTGTATCTGACAACGGGCGTTATTAAAGAGGTAGCAACAAAGTCCGTGCACGATGAGTCGATGATTGCAAGCACGAATGTCGTTGTGCAGGCGGCCGTTCAGCTGCTAAAACTGCTCGCCACCCATCGGTACGGTAGGCAGGATGCGCCGTCCGGGGAGGAATGGCGCAAGCTGCTACAGAGTGCACTCGGACGCATAATCGATCTCACCAAGACGGGATGCGAGGAAACGAAGATGGACGAAGTGACGGTAATGTTGGCGATCGCCGTTTTTCTGCTGCACTCGCCGGTCAGTGTGGTTTCGGTGCCGAATTTGCAGTATCCGTGCATAAATCATTTTCGGCAGTGCTTCCAAAGTGCATCGTTGCCGGTGCGATTAAAGTGTGTGCAGACGATGCGTTCCATATTTGCGAACGGTGAGCTGAAAGTGTCCACACCGTACATACATGCATTGGCACCGCGGCTGATTGAACATCTGTACTCGGAGCAGGCGCGCAATCCAACCAACGAGCAGGAACTGGCGCTGGTGTTGGAAGGTATTACGACGGTTGAAGCACTGATCGCACTAGCGGAGCCACAGAATC GCATCCAAATGCTAACCTTGCTCGTACCGATCCTTATCAACTATCTGGATGATccggaacagcagcagcaacagcaacgaacTACCCAATCGAAGTACGTGGTAGCACTGAACGATCACGCCATACAGTGGCTAATGAAGATTGGCCTAAAGTATCCACAAGAGTTCAAAACGTTCATGGCCCAGGCACCGGAGCTAAGGCGCAAGCTGGAAGCGGCAATCAAGCGCAACCAGATGAATGCTACGCTGCAGAAGAGTAAAAGTGAGGCGGCAAATGCTGCCGCACGGAACAGTGCCGCCCAGCAGCAGAAACCGACCATACAGCTGAAAACGGATTTCAGCAACTTTAGCTTTGCATAG